From one Peredibacter starrii genomic stretch:
- a CDS encoding DUF3373 family protein yields MKKFISSLAVLALTAPAFAQDTKALESRIEALELSRDLNWVKLGGSLETRYDYIDYERNKGYSLNGAAVNKGGRNDSYYRMWANVNMEAKPSDRLTFFGRLSMAKYFSVLGSNGQPTTDFADLGDGQNMNRSFLFMERAFVNYSIDKNWTFTMGRLPTIDGPNKHIALNQQIMGNYPTLAYSAILDGFALTYATQPTTDSVLRTKLIYTPLQNVNYAGTGSSNLKDGNGDSIRTSSDFVSLLVEYEKYNASWFKKNMTIFQALRGEQTPFYQPPFDDGNPVTETTGSDLYVSVNRFVLYTDFEKIAGTNFDLAAQVMYSIVNSRGSLVNNPNSPSTTIGWGTDKRSDDQTGYASVITARYQLDLPSLNRPKIGAEWFHSSEDAYVYDAANVNPINMYGSQDADVYHVFYNHTFDGGLALNTGYMYRKQNSVRGFSNVLGKNQDADNKDQNVYVSLLATF; encoded by the coding sequence ATGAAAAAATTTATTTCGAGCTTAGCGGTACTTGCTCTCACAGCACCTGCATTCGCTCAAGACACTAAAGCTTTAGAGTCTCGTATTGAAGCACTTGAACTTTCTCGTGATCTTAACTGGGTTAAACTTGGTGGATCTCTTGAAACTCGTTATGACTACATTGATTACGAGAGAAACAAAGGTTATTCACTTAACGGTGCGGCAGTTAACAAAGGTGGAAGAAATGATTCTTACTACCGTATGTGGGCCAACGTTAATATGGAAGCTAAGCCATCTGATCGCTTAACTTTCTTCGGCCGTCTTTCTATGGCGAAATATTTCTCAGTTCTAGGCTCTAACGGCCAACCGACAACAGATTTCGCAGATCTTGGCGATGGTCAAAACATGAACCGTTCTTTCCTATTCATGGAAAGAGCATTTGTTAACTACTCTATCGATAAGAACTGGACATTCACAATGGGTCGCTTGCCAACGATCGATGGTCCAAACAAACATATCGCCCTTAACCAGCAAATCATGGGTAACTACCCGACTCTTGCTTATTCAGCTATCCTAGATGGTTTCGCTCTTACTTATGCTACTCAACCAACAACTGACAGCGTTCTAAGAACAAAACTTATCTATACTCCGCTACAAAACGTAAACTACGCTGGTACAGGTTCTTCAAATCTAAAAGATGGTAATGGTGATTCAATCAGAACATCTTCTGATTTCGTATCTCTACTTGTTGAGTATGAAAAATACAATGCTTCATGGTTCAAAAAGAACATGACAATTTTCCAAGCTCTTCGTGGCGAACAAACCCCATTCTATCAACCTCCATTCGATGATGGTAATCCAGTAACTGAAACGACTGGTTCTGACCTTTATGTTTCAGTTAACCGCTTCGTACTATATACTGACTTCGAAAAAATCGCTGGTACCAACTTCGATCTAGCAGCTCAAGTGATGTACTCAATAGTTAATTCTCGCGGTAGCCTAGTAAACAACCCTAATAGCCCATCAACTACTATTGGTTGGGGTACTGACAAGCGCTCTGATGATCAAACTGGTTACGCTTCAGTTATTACTGCTCGCTACCAACTTGACCTACCATCTCTTAACCGTCCAAAAATCGGTGCTGAGTGGTTCCACTCTTCGGAAGATGCATACGTATACGATGCTGCTAACGTGAACCCTATCAATATGTACGGTTCTCAAGACGCTGACGTTTACCACGTGTTCTACAACCACACATTCGATGGTGGTCTAGCTCTTAACACTGGTTATATGTACCGTAAGCAGAACTCTGTTCGTGGCTTTTCAAACGTTCTTGGTAAAAACCAAGATGCTGATAACAAAGATCAGAACGTTTACGTTTCTCTACTTGCTACGTTTTAA
- a CDS encoding glutathione binding-like protein — MKLIYAKGTCAFGVHLLLEEIGKKYETMQVKLHEKNSILEKYNPKNYVPALILDNGEVLTEGIAILAYISDSNARYDLLPEPGTIERARSVEWLVYLSSEFHKGFGPLFAREKLGEYLNIVNDKLKVRLKFMNDHLAHKKFFMGEDITVIDMYAIGLFRIAQHLKIDFAPYPNIKRFIQNMEDLPLVKKVTEAENGEQLAKAA; from the coding sequence ATGAAACTCATTTACGCTAAAGGAACTTGTGCATTCGGGGTCCATCTTCTTCTGGAAGAAATCGGAAAGAAGTATGAGACCATGCAGGTGAAGCTCCACGAAAAGAATTCGATCCTTGAGAAATACAATCCTAAAAATTATGTACCGGCCTTAATTCTCGATAACGGCGAAGTCCTGACTGAAGGGATCGCCATTCTGGCCTATATTTCTGATTCAAATGCTCGTTATGATCTGTTGCCCGAGCCGGGAACAATTGAGCGAGCTCGCAGTGTTGAATGGTTAGTTTATCTTAGTTCAGAATTTCACAAAGGCTTTGGTCCACTTTTCGCGCGAGAGAAGCTTGGAGAGTACTTAAATATTGTGAATGATAAGCTAAAAGTTCGTTTGAAGTTTATGAACGATCATCTTGCCCATAAAAAGTTCTTCATGGGTGAGGATATTACTGTCATTGATATGTATGCGATTGGGTTATTTAGAATTGCCCAACATCTTAAAATCGATTTCGCCCCTTATCCTAACATCAAACGTTTCATCCAAAACATGGAAGATTTACCACTCGTTAAAAAAGTAACTGAAGCAGAAAATGGCGAACAATTAGCGAAGGCCGCCTAA
- a CDS encoding cryptochrome/photolyase family protein: MNEALIILGDQLFPTKFYEPHLKKHVFMAEDVGLCTHYKYHKHKLAFFLTAMREYAEELKTKGHRVHYESLSNTSYEKRLEKFLKQEKIEKITIGEVQDKFFEKSLFGLFEKLELPFEVLETPMFLCSRQEFKNYLFYHPRPFMKSFYEKERRRLEVLIEKNKKPKGGKWSYDVENRKKVPKELTNKDLPLHKKSEHFSEVRKIVEDKFPDHPGDLENFWLPTNRRSALQSLKLFMTHHLNDFGTYQDSITDRSPYLYHSVLSPMLNMGLLTPQEVIEAALKTEAPLHSVEGFIRQIMGWREFVRGVYQNYSEEEETKNFFKHKRKMTDSWYKGTTGLPPVDDAIKKANELGYCHHIERLMILSNVMLLTELHPHEVHKWFMEMFVDSADWVMGPNVYGMGQFSDGGIFATKPYISGSNYILKMSDYKKGDWCDVWDGLFWRFIDKHESYFSKNPRLNMMVNSLHKMEPTRKKTLLKLANEFIKNNTLESH; the protein is encoded by the coding sequence ATGAATGAGGCCTTAATTATACTTGGTGATCAACTGTTTCCGACGAAGTTCTATGAACCTCACCTCAAGAAGCATGTCTTTATGGCCGAGGATGTGGGCCTTTGCACTCACTACAAGTATCATAAGCACAAGCTTGCCTTCTTTTTGACGGCCATGAGGGAATATGCTGAAGAATTGAAGACCAAAGGGCATAGGGTCCATTACGAAAGTCTTTCAAATACTTCTTATGAAAAGCGATTAGAGAAATTTTTAAAACAAGAAAAGATTGAAAAGATCACGATTGGAGAAGTCCAGGACAAGTTTTTTGAGAAGTCTCTCTTTGGGTTATTTGAAAAGTTAGAACTTCCTTTCGAGGTTTTAGAAACACCTATGTTCCTTTGTTCCCGTCAGGAATTTAAGAATTATCTTTTCTATCATCCTAGGCCTTTTATGAAGAGCTTTTATGAGAAGGAAAGGAGAAGACTTGAAGTTCTTATAGAGAAGAACAAGAAACCGAAGGGAGGTAAGTGGAGTTACGATGTTGAGAATCGTAAAAAAGTCCCTAAAGAACTGACCAATAAAGATCTGCCTTTGCATAAAAAAAGTGAACACTTTTCTGAAGTCCGAAAGATTGTTGAGGACAAATTTCCTGATCACCCGGGTGACCTCGAAAACTTTTGGCTTCCGACAAACCGAAGAAGTGCGCTTCAATCTCTGAAGTTATTCATGACTCATCATCTGAATGATTTTGGGACCTATCAGGACTCGATTACCGATCGTTCACCTTATCTCTATCATTCTGTTTTATCTCCCATGTTGAATATGGGACTACTGACTCCTCAAGAAGTGATTGAAGCGGCCCTTAAAACTGAGGCCCCACTTCATTCGGTAGAAGGTTTTATAAGACAGATTATGGGGTGGCGAGAGTTTGTCAGAGGCGTTTACCAAAATTATTCCGAGGAAGAAGAAACTAAAAACTTCTTCAAGCACAAAAGGAAAATGACAGACAGTTGGTATAAGGGGACAACAGGACTTCCTCCAGTAGACGACGCAATTAAGAAGGCCAATGAATTGGGCTACTGTCATCATATTGAGAGGCTCATGATTTTATCAAACGTCATGCTGCTAACTGAACTCCATCCGCATGAAGTCCATAAATGGTTCATGGAAATGTTTGTTGATAGTGCTGATTGGGTGATGGGTCCCAATGTATATGGAATGGGACAATTCTCAGATGGTGGAATCTTTGCGACTAAACCTTATATCTCTGGAAGTAACTATATCTTGAAGATGTCGGATTACAAAAAAGGGGACTGGTGCGACGTTTGGGACGGACTCTTTTGGCGCTTTATAGATAAGCATGAAAGCTATTTTTCGAAGAACCCAAGACTCAATATGATGGTAAATTCCCTTCACAAAATGGAACCTACACGCAAGAAGACCCTATTAAAGCTTGCGAATGAATTCATTAAAAACAACACCTTAGAGTCGCATTAA
- a CDS encoding SDR family NAD(P)-dependent oxidoreductase has protein sequence MTVQSNGRLLDKVAIITGAGTGIGEAIAHKFFHEGAKIVACGLKSDPVLDVVNKINSMGGKAVPFQGDLSQEQTAKAAIDFAISEFGRIDVLVNNAGVFLFAGETQEYETKSFDETILNNIRTVFLMTKYALPHLQKSKGNIIAAGSEAGEIGIPYNTVYGGTKAWVHAFIEGVAVEQAKYSVRANCVCPGPVDTAWTHRQSGPMNLKMEKSLIAATPMGRRGTVEEIANVYAFLASDEASFVTGALWFVDGGITKSKGPIGLDALGKDVRDEPEGKILKDLEHTQDGLKNKNYKSA, from the coding sequence ATGACAGTTCAATCTAATGGAAGACTACTTGATAAAGTAGCGATCATCACGGGTGCTGGTACTGGTATCGGTGAAGCGATTGCTCATAAATTTTTTCATGAAGGGGCCAAGATCGTGGCCTGTGGTCTGAAGTCAGACCCGGTGCTTGATGTGGTCAATAAGATAAATAGCATGGGAGGAAAGGCCGTTCCTTTTCAAGGCGATCTATCCCAAGAGCAAACGGCAAAAGCGGCCATCGATTTTGCAATAAGTGAATTTGGAAGGATTGATGTCTTAGTCAATAATGCTGGTGTTTTTCTCTTCGCAGGTGAGACCCAGGAGTATGAAACAAAATCCTTCGATGAAACGATTTTGAACAATATACGCACAGTTTTTCTCATGACTAAGTACGCTCTCCCACATCTCCAAAAATCAAAAGGAAATATCATCGCCGCCGGATCAGAGGCGGGAGAGATTGGTATTCCTTATAACACTGTCTACGGTGGAACCAAGGCCTGGGTCCACGCTTTCATTGAAGGAGTGGCAGTTGAACAAGCGAAGTATTCAGTGCGGGCCAATTGTGTTTGTCCGGGACCAGTCGACACTGCCTGGACTCACCGACAATCGGGTCCGATGAATCTTAAGATGGAAAAAAGCCTCATCGCTGCCACGCCAATGGGACGCAGAGGGACCGTAGAAGAAATTGCCAATGTCTATGCGTTTCTCGCTTCCGATGAAGCAAGTTTTGTGACTGGTGCTCTTTGGTTTGTTGATGGTGGTATTACCAAATCAAAAGGACCAATTGGATTAGATGCTTTAGGAAAAGATGTGAGAGATGAACCAGAAGGCAAAATTCTTAAGGATCTTGAGCATACTCAAGATGGTCTGAAAAATAAGAATTACAAATCCGCTTAG
- a CDS encoding HAMP domain-containing methyl-accepting chemotaxis protein: MFKHFSLKFKMLSAFMLVAMFVLIVAGSGYFSMKKVHKEYDFIAKTVVDNLKIINDMGSKTHEANRHLLLAYMAVSKDQLDPQIAGWKKEVKALEDLDVAYRAVPFQPGEKELHDEFYAAWTAYHKSGEKFLSYFGTFTEESWVNAVIYSEKELNPARSRMNEAFRKLFEYHGANAAEKNATAEDAYALASWLSMGFSVAGIVVAFVVGWFFSNSISNRLNEFSNEIKGSSEKTNTASHELTSASSTLSEGATESAASLEETVSSLEELSSMVKLNSDHAKEANSLSQKSLVSAESGEKEITSLISAMSDMSKSSKKIEEIINVIDDIAFQTNLLALNAAVEAARAGEQGKGFAVVADAVRNLASRSAAAAKDINSLIAENVEKTEEGAKIADKSGVALKEILTSVKKVADLNSEISAASQEQANGIEQISRAMNHLDTAIQSNASSSQEVATSAEEMMAQAETLSALVTDLRKFVSGSKATPKTSQKAPPSSGGSHKKKDFKVVKSHAEPKDPPSKSAAILPFDDEEFKVGKAEGF, from the coding sequence ATGTTTAAACATTTTAGTCTAAAGTTCAAAATGCTATCGGCCTTCATGCTGGTTGCGATGTTCGTTCTCATCGTGGCCGGTAGTGGATACTTCTCAATGAAAAAGGTGCATAAAGAATACGACTTTATCGCCAAAACAGTGGTTGATAACCTCAAGATCATTAACGACATGGGCTCTAAAACTCATGAGGCCAATCGTCACCTTCTTCTCGCTTATATGGCAGTATCAAAAGATCAGCTTGATCCACAGATCGCAGGTTGGAAGAAAGAAGTAAAAGCTTTAGAAGATCTGGACGTTGCTTACCGAGCGGTTCCTTTTCAACCAGGTGAAAAAGAACTTCACGACGAGTTCTATGCAGCTTGGACTGCGTATCATAAAAGTGGTGAAAAATTTCTAAGTTACTTTGGAACCTTTACTGAAGAGTCTTGGGTAAATGCAGTGATTTATTCAGAGAAAGAGCTTAACCCTGCTCGCTCTCGTATGAATGAGGCCTTCAGAAAGCTCTTTGAATATCACGGAGCCAATGCAGCTGAAAAAAATGCGACCGCTGAAGATGCTTATGCTCTGGCCAGCTGGTTAAGCATGGGCTTCTCCGTGGCCGGTATCGTAGTGGCATTCGTAGTGGGTTGGTTCTTCTCTAATTCAATTAGCAATCGCCTGAATGAATTCTCAAACGAAATTAAAGGTTCGTCTGAGAAAACAAATACTGCTTCTCACGAGCTAACTTCTGCATCATCAACTCTATCAGAAGGTGCAACAGAATCTGCGGCATCGCTGGAAGAAACAGTATCATCTCTTGAAGAGCTGTCTTCGATGGTAAAACTAAACTCAGATCACGCAAAAGAGGCCAACTCGCTTTCTCAAAAATCTCTTGTCTCTGCAGAGAGCGGCGAAAAAGAAATTACAAGTCTAATTTCCGCCATGTCAGATATGTCGAAGTCATCTAAGAAAATTGAAGAAATCATTAACGTTATTGACGACATTGCCTTCCAGACAAACCTCCTTGCTCTTAACGCCGCAGTAGAAGCTGCACGTGCCGGTGAACAAGGTAAAGGCTTTGCTGTCGTAGCAGATGCGGTTAGAAACCTCGCCTCTCGTTCAGCAGCTGCCGCAAAAGACATCAATAGTCTTATTGCAGAGAACGTAGAGAAAACCGAAGAAGGTGCTAAGATCGCGGATAAATCCGGTGTTGCACTAAAAGAGATCCTGACGTCAGTTAAAAAAGTGGCGGACCTAAACTCAGAAATCTCGGCCGCTTCGCAGGAACAGGCAAACGGTATTGAACAAATTTCACGAGCCATGAATCACCTTGATACCGCCATCCAATCAAACGCCTCTTCTTCTCAGGAAGTAGCAACTTCAGCAGAGGAAATGATGGCGCAAGCAGAGACCCTTTCTGCACTAGTGACTGATCTAAGAAAGTTTGTGAGTGGCTCAAAGGCGACACCAAAAACTTCGCAAAAGGCCCCTCCATCTTCTGGAGGCAGTCATAAGAAAAAAGACTTCAAGGTCGTGAAGTCACATGCGGAACCGAAGGATCCACCTTCGAAATCAGCGGCGATCCTACCATTTGATGATGAAGAGTTTAAAGTCGGCAAGGCCGAAGGATTCTAA
- a CDS encoding M23 family metallopeptidase: MKIFYRVILILLPIISAFGQEGYPKPGVTISGVFKNSFCFPVVVSANKKTWSIDSSKSQDIQDSKWGEWNWLPGKVSQVSEKTVLHPLKNKPPLNFGPGQNSAHQGRNKYGYDFPADEGTPVHAIESGIVSKVVQNYTKAHDDPKKDLSNKVEVVHEDGTVSSYVHLKPNSAKVGPCEKVKEGQILAESGNTGYSSGPHLHIDVYRPIDGLNYTTIPLKFK, translated from the coding sequence ATGAAAATTTTTTACCGTGTTATTTTAATTTTGCTTCCTATCATATCTGCCTTTGGTCAGGAAGGATACCCTAAACCTGGCGTGACCATTTCAGGCGTCTTTAAAAACTCCTTCTGCTTCCCTGTTGTCGTTTCGGCCAACAAGAAAACCTGGTCCATCGATAGCTCTAAATCTCAAGATATCCAAGATTCAAAATGGGGAGAATGGAACTGGTTACCGGGAAAGGTAAGTCAGGTTTCAGAAAAGACAGTGCTTCATCCCCTAAAAAATAAGCCTCCTTTGAATTTTGGTCCAGGCCAGAATTCGGCCCATCAAGGAAGAAATAAATATGGCTACGACTTCCCGGCCGATGAAGGCACACCGGTACACGCGATTGAAAGCGGAATCGTTTCCAAAGTGGTTCAAAATTATACGAAGGCCCATGATGATCCTAAAAAAGATCTGTCTAATAAAGTAGAAGTGGTCCATGAAGATGGGACCGTTTCTTCTTATGTGCATTTAAAACCGAATTCGGCCAAGGTCGGCCCCTGCGAGAAAGTTAAGGAGGGCCAGATTCTGGCGGAATCAGGCAATACCGGCTATAGCTCGGGGCCTCACCTTCATATAGACGTTTATAGACCAATCGATGGCCTTAATTACACGACGATTCCTTTGAAGTTTAAGTAG
- a CDS encoding DedA family protein codes for MTQFLDIILHLDQHLLSWLTLFGPWIYVLMFIVIFCETGLVVTPFLPGDSLLFALGALTALENGLDLWILLISLTIAGILGDTVNYHIGKYLGPKVFEQDSRFFKKEYLNQTNAFYERWGAFTIVAARFAPIARTFAPFVAGLGSMNYKKFISYNVLGAIAWVFTFILAGHFFGNLPVVKRNFHIVIFGVIAVSALPMVIPWVKSRLKKA; via the coding sequence ATGACTCAATTTCTCGACATTATTCTTCATCTTGATCAACATCTTTTATCATGGCTGACTCTCTTTGGACCCTGGATTTATGTCTTAATGTTCATTGTAATATTTTGTGAGACTGGTCTGGTTGTGACGCCGTTCTTACCGGGTGATTCACTCTTGTTTGCTCTTGGTGCTCTTACTGCTTTAGAAAACGGTCTAGACCTATGGATATTACTGATTAGTTTAACTATTGCGGGAATTTTAGGAGACACCGTTAACTACCATATAGGTAAGTATTTAGGGCCCAAAGTTTTTGAACAAGATAGTCGCTTCTTCAAAAAAGAATATCTAAACCAAACGAATGCTTTTTATGAGAGATGGGGTGCATTCACAATTGTGGCCGCTCGTTTCGCTCCGATCGCGAGGACCTTCGCACCATTCGTAGCAGGTCTAGGATCGATGAACTATAAGAAATTTATCTCTTATAACGTTCTGGGCGCCATCGCTTGGGTCTTCACTTTCATCCTGGCCGGTCACTTCTTTGGAAATCTTCCAGTGGTGAAGCGTAACTTCCACATCGTGATCTTTGGTGTGATTGCTGTTTCAGCGCTTCCAATGGTTATTCCATGGGTGAAGAGCCGACTTAAAAAAGCCTAA
- a CDS encoding c-type cytochrome, with protein sequence MASNIFWMGILAVLYVFVTFSTPVVAPPPDKLPDPAAVVVEEPKADAPAAATEAHTPETAVDPATLIAKGKEVYTANCLTCHNKDPNVKGAIGPELVDAPLEVMIVKVRTGRYPEVLPAGFVPKRKTKQMRKFPQLEADVPAIHAYIQSLKKK encoded by the coding sequence ATGGCTTCTAATATTTTTTGGATGGGGATCCTTGCGGTCCTCTACGTATTCGTAACATTTAGTACTCCTGTTGTTGCTCCACCACCGGATAAGCTTCCGGACCCTGCTGCAGTAGTAGTGGAAGAGCCAAAAGCTGACGCTCCTGCAGCGGCCACTGAAGCTCACACTCCTGAAACAGCTGTTGATCCAGCTACGCTTATCGCGAAAGGTAAGGAAGTATACACAGCGAACTGTCTTACTTGTCACAACAAGGATCCGAACGTTAAAGGTGCCATCGGTCCTGAACTGGTTGATGCTCCACTTGAAGTGATGATCGTGAAAGTGAGAACAGGTCGTTACCCTGAGGTTCTTCCTGCTGGTTTCGTTCCTAAGAGAAAGACGAAGCAGATGAGAAAATTTCCTCAGCTAGAAGCTGATGTTCCAGCGATCCACGCTTACATCCAGTCTCTTAAAAAGAAATAA
- a CDS encoding amidohydrolase family protein, whose product MKKILFPLFLLGCLNARAEYRFNDSHFHLTNYIQEGTPIQKYIEIMGDTVGRSTVFGIPLQQQWSYRISGKDHAPKYYLDTDARLYYYSFTDAFIAMAYRSLPKESQERLDPMITGFNPTDMYGVDHIKRTLQTFPGVFTGIGEFTIHKEFVSSKVAGDVASLTDPALDRILDFAGEVGLLAIMHSDFNTPFPKDGTDPAFFKQMKELLGKHPKTKIIWAHAGLGRIIEPIESQLKGIQEILDDKKLKHVYFDISWDEVAKYVVKTPDSVKKMAAFLEKYPDRFLFGTDEVAPSDKASHEKVYWQYGPLWNLLSKETSEKVRRLNYEKLFDEARVKVRAWEKKQGFVDTSPRLPASSK is encoded by the coding sequence ATGAAGAAGATATTGTTTCCCCTTTTTCTGCTCGGGTGCTTAAACGCCCGGGCAGAATATCGTTTCAATGATAGTCACTTCCACCTGACCAACTATATTCAGGAAGGAACTCCGATCCAGAAATATATTGAGATCATGGGAGATACGGTCGGTAGATCTACTGTATTTGGCATTCCTCTTCAGCAGCAGTGGTCTTATCGGATTTCTGGAAAAGACCATGCACCAAAGTATTATCTTGATACGGACGCGAGACTTTACTATTACTCTTTCACTGATGCTTTCATTGCGATGGCTTATAGATCATTGCCTAAGGAGTCACAGGAAAGATTAGATCCAATGATCACAGGGTTTAATCCCACAGACATGTATGGAGTCGATCATATCAAAAGAACCTTGCAAACCTTTCCCGGTGTGTTCACAGGAATTGGAGAGTTCACTATTCATAAAGAATTTGTGTCCTCAAAAGTGGCAGGGGATGTTGCCAGTTTAACTGACCCAGCGCTGGACCGAATTTTGGATTTTGCTGGTGAAGTTGGACTTCTGGCAATTATGCATAGTGATTTTAATACTCCTTTCCCAAAAGACGGAACCGATCCTGCTTTCTTCAAACAAATGAAGGAACTTCTGGGAAAACATCCTAAAACGAAAATTATCTGGGCCCATGCCGGTCTGGGACGGATCATTGAACCGATTGAGAGTCAGCTCAAAGGTATTCAGGAAATACTCGATGATAAAAAACTAAAGCATGTTTACTTTGATATTTCCTGGGACGAGGTCGCTAAGTATGTTGTGAAAACTCCTGACAGTGTAAAAAAGATGGCGGCATTTCTTGAAAAATATCCGGATAGATTTCTTTTTGGGACTGATGAGGTCGCACCGTCAGATAAAGCGAGCCACGAGAAAGTTTATTGGCAATACGGTCCGCTTTGGAATCTTCTTTCCAAAGAAACGAGTGAAAAAGTCAGAAGACTTAATTACGAGAAGCTTTTTGATGAGGCCAGAGTGAAGGTGAGGGCCTGGGAAAAGAAACAGGGCTTTGTTGATACGAGTCCGAGACTTCCAGCGAGTAGTAAATAA
- a CDS encoding protein-glutamine glutaminase family protein → MKKLLCFMLISSSMVFAESEISAYRDPNQDYTIYEKRVLRTLAKEKNLKTSPLGSARAYRIQSLLSATEWRDLNVMQSRFESARDLRFLKTSRDPDFLRRISWLYPTDGCYVRAALFSRNFYRLFIPVPDKVFAFGNLRVKTPNHIRGVVTWWFHVASIVEVQGQKYVMDPAIEPANPLTLEEWLERMGDPQKIKISICNSGATSPTSDCSRETDGMELSAEYQQKYFLDLEWNLLKKLGRDPEMELGDHPPWQMTQ, encoded by the coding sequence ATGAAAAAGCTATTGTGTTTTATGCTAATAAGCTCTTCTATGGTTTTTGCTGAGAGTGAAATCTCCGCTTATCGAGATCCAAATCAAGATTATACGATCTATGAAAAGAGAGTGCTTCGTACTCTTGCAAAAGAAAAGAATTTAAAAACTTCTCCTCTGGGATCAGCTCGTGCTTACCGAATTCAAAGTCTTTTAAGTGCTACTGAATGGAGAGATCTGAACGTAATGCAATCTCGATTTGAGAGTGCACGCGATTTACGGTTTCTCAAAACATCTCGTGATCCGGATTTCCTGAGACGCATTTCATGGCTCTATCCAACAGATGGTTGTTATGTGAGGGCCGCACTTTTCAGCCGAAACTTCTATCGTTTATTTATTCCCGTTCCTGACAAGGTCTTTGCATTCGGAAATCTCAGAGTAAAAACTCCCAATCACATTAGGGGAGTCGTCACTTGGTGGTTTCATGTGGCCTCAATTGTAGAAGTGCAGGGACAAAAATATGTCATGGATCCTGCCATTGAACCCGCCAATCCTCTGACACTTGAAGAGTGGTTGGAAAGAATGGGAGATCCTCAAAAAATAAAAATCTCTATTTGTAATTCAGGGGCCACATCGCCAACTTCAGATTGCTCTCGTGAAACAGATGGAATGGAACTCTCAGCAGAGTATCAGCAAAAATATTTTCTCGATCTCGAGTGGAATCTTCTCAAAAAACTTGGACGTGATCCGGAAATGGAGCTCGGAGATCATCCACCTTGGCAAATGACGCAATGA
- a CDS encoding urate hydroxylase PuuD: MDVGLFTQDGLVMVLRWIHFFAGVAWIGHLYYFNFVQGAFMPEVDATVKNNVFAKLVPRAMWWFRWGAMFTFLSGLIMLLIAGKDLGGDFMKTPYGIFIWTGALMGTFMFLNVWLIIWPIQRGLINNGAAALSGGTPDASFAAKAPKALLASRTNTMFSIPLLFFMGAARHLPLTIPEDFNPGMVLALVTLIILGLEVNAIKGKLGPMTTVKGVIHCGVALLVVLYALIEVLV, translated from the coding sequence ATGGATGTTGGTTTATTTACCCAAGACGGCCTAGTGATGGTTCTTCGTTGGATCCACTTTTTCGCCGGTGTTGCTTGGATCGGTCACCTTTACTACTTTAACTTCGTTCAAGGCGCTTTCATGCCTGAAGTTGATGCTACTGTTAAGAACAACGTTTTCGCGAAACTAGTTCCACGTGCTATGTGGTGGTTCCGTTGGGGCGCAATGTTCACGTTCCTTTCTGGTCTAATTATGCTTCTTATCGCTGGTAAAGATCTTGGTGGAGACTTCATGAAGACTCCATATGGTATCTTCATCTGGACTGGTGCTCTTATGGGAACTTTCATGTTCCTTAACGTTTGGCTTATCATCTGGCCAATTCAGCGTGGTCTTATCAATAACGGTGCTGCTGCACTTTCTGGTGGAACACCTGATGCTTCTTTCGCTGCGAAAGCTCCGAAAGCTCTTCTTGCTTCTCGTACAAACACAATGTTCTCAATCCCACTTCTGTTTTTCATGGGTGCTGCGAGACACTTACCTCTAACTATCCCTGAAGATTTCAATCCTGGAATGGTTCTTGCTCTTGTGACTCTGATCATTCTTGGTCTAGAAGTTAACGCTATTAAAGGTAAGCTAGGACCTATGACTACAGTTAAAGGTGTAATCCACTGTGGTGTTGCTCTTCTAGTTGTTCTTTATGCATTGATTGAGGTTCTAGTTTAA